The Sesamum indicum cultivar Zhongzhi No. 13 linkage group LG1, S_indicum_v1.0, whole genome shotgun sequence genome includes a window with the following:
- the LOC105173981 gene encoding ras-related protein RABA3 isoform X1: protein MNQEMNGSETEGHLESGPDKIDYVFKVVVIGDSAVGKTQLLSRFAKNEFCLDSKSTIGVEFQTRTVNINSKFVKAQIWDTAGQERYRAVTSAYYRGALGAMLVYDVTKRQSFDHVARWVEELRAHADNSIVIALIGNKADLADLRTVPTEDAVEFAENQGLYFFETSALSGENVDTAFRKLLEEIYNVISKKPLDSSNTVKPDLNNGGLLKGLKIDATSGADFEVSEMKKLSTCSC, encoded by the exons AtgaatcaagaaatgaacGGTAGCGAAACTGAGGGTCACCTGGAAAGTGGGCCAGATAAGATAGACTATGTGTTCAAAGTGGTGGTGATTGGCGACTCAGCCGTGGGGAAGACTCAGCTTCTGTCCAGGTTTGCCAAGAATGAGTTTTGTTTAGACTCAAAATCCACCATTGGAGTTGAGTTTCAGACCAGGACGGTAAACATCAACTCCAAATTTGTTAAGGCTCAGATCTGGGACACTGCCGGTCAGGAGAG ATACAGGGCTGTAACAAGTGCTTACTACAGGGGGGCTCTAGGGGCAATGTTAGTCTACGACGTTACGAAGAGACAGAGCTTTGATCATGTGGCTAGATGGGTTGAGGAGCTGAGGGCTCATGCAGACAATTCCATCGTGATCGCCTTAATTGGCAACAAAGCTGATCTTGCTGATCTGAGGACAGTCCCCACAGAGGATGCTGTGGAATTCGCAGAAAATCAAGGtctgtatttttttgaaacatCGGCACTTAGTGGGGAGAATGTGGATACAGCATTCCGTAAGCTGCTTGAGGAGATCTACAATGTGATATCCAAGAAGCCATTAGATAGCAGTAATACTGTAAAGCCAGACTTGAATAATGGGGGACTGCTCAAGGGATTAAAAATCGATGCAACATCAGGTGCTGATTTTGAAGTAAGTGAGATGAAGAAATTATCCACCTGTTCTTGTTGA
- the LOC105173981 gene encoding ras-related protein RABA3 isoform X2 — translation MNQEMNGSETEGHLESGPDKIDYVFKVVVIGDSAVGKTQLLSRFAKNEFCLDSKSTIGVEFQTRTVNINSKFVKAQIWDTAGQERGALGAMLVYDVTKRQSFDHVARWVEELRAHADNSIVIALIGNKADLADLRTVPTEDAVEFAENQGLYFFETSALSGENVDTAFRKLLEEIYNVISKKPLDSSNTVKPDLNNGGLLKGLKIDATSGADFEVSEMKKLSTCSC, via the exons AtgaatcaagaaatgaacGGTAGCGAAACTGAGGGTCACCTGGAAAGTGGGCCAGATAAGATAGACTATGTGTTCAAAGTGGTGGTGATTGGCGACTCAGCCGTGGGGAAGACTCAGCTTCTGTCCAGGTTTGCCAAGAATGAGTTTTGTTTAGACTCAAAATCCACCATTGGAGTTGAGTTTCAGACCAGGACGGTAAACATCAACTCCAAATTTGTTAAGGCTCAGATCTGGGACACTGCCGGTCAGGAGAG GGGGGCTCTAGGGGCAATGTTAGTCTACGACGTTACGAAGAGACAGAGCTTTGATCATGTGGCTAGATGGGTTGAGGAGCTGAGGGCTCATGCAGACAATTCCATCGTGATCGCCTTAATTGGCAACAAAGCTGATCTTGCTGATCTGAGGACAGTCCCCACAGAGGATGCTGTGGAATTCGCAGAAAATCAAGGtctgtatttttttgaaacatCGGCACTTAGTGGGGAGAATGTGGATACAGCATTCCGTAAGCTGCTTGAGGAGATCTACAATGTGATATCCAAGAAGCCATTAGATAGCAGTAATACTGTAAAGCCAGACTTGAATAATGGGGGACTGCTCAAGGGATTAAAAATCGATGCAACATCAGGTGCTGATTTTGAAGTAAGTGAGATGAAGAAATTATCCACCTGTTCTTGTTGA
- the LOC105174000 gene encoding vegetative cell wall protein gp1-like — protein sequence MASQPRPWFRLSSIVMRQPTPAPAPPPTPAPAPAPPPTPAPAPPQTPATRPPPPVTTPPPPTQTQEPAPPPPPSTARSLPPTAPSSPPAPTAPAPRAPVAPPAPPPISSPVAPPAPQPSPSRPPPRSPVVPPAPQPSPPKSPVAQPAASPRSPAPPPAPGPSPRGKSPVAPPAGAPPRSPPQPSPSRAPPGYPVVYPIAAPTPRSPTPAPPPPTSSSPKPVATAAPKETVNGKAAAPVSSPKVAKLAEKSPAQSPKMKPLSRPPSPLTLPPAQMTTDGESEPKIEQKSVLVQETIDKPTKMHNAHNSGVAGNWKREPTKKDKSTGGKKLLSDSEDFGMRVITLAGENKGAVMELTTSHKKTHSHNLDEKKKNGKSGFQSNSESGEEGKHNDDKEAKAVQSQPMTAFLNSNVQGVNNSILFNATCRFNDPGIHLSLTRKANKD from the coding sequence ATGGCAAGCCAACCACGTCCATGGTTTCGCTTGTCATCTATTGTTATGCGCCAGCCTACTCCTGCTCCCGCTCCACCACCAACTCCTGCTCCCGCTCCCGCTCCACCACCAACTCCTGCCCCTGCTCCACCACAAACCCCAGCTACTCGTCCACCACCTCCAGTTACCACCCCTCCGCCGCCAACTCAAACTCAAGAGCCAGCCCCTCCGCCACCCCCATCAACTGCTCGGTCTCTGCCTCCCACTGCTCCATCATCGCCTCCTGCACCCACTGCACCTGCACCAAGGGCCCCAGTTGCACCCCCTGCGCCTCCACCAATAAGTTCTCCAGTTGCGCCACCAGCTCCTCAACCATCTCCATCAAGGCCCCCGCCAAGGTCTCCGGTTGTGCCACCAGCTCCTCAACCATCTCCACCAAAGTCCCCTGTTGCACAACCTGCAGCTTCACCAAGGTCTCCTGCTCCTCCGCCAGCTCCTGGACCATCTCCCCGCGGGAAGTCTCCTGTTGCACCACCGGCTGGAGCTCCACCAAGGTCTCCTCCTCAACCATCTCCATCAAGGGCCCCACCGGGGTATCCGGTTGTTTATCCAATTGCTGCTCCCACACCCCGGTCCCCAACTCCAGCACCACCTCCGCCAACTTCTTCTTCCCCAAAACCCGTTGCAACTGCAGCTCCGAAGGAAACAGTTAATGGCAAGGCCGCAGCACCTGTATCATCTCCGAAAGTTGCCAAACTTGCGGAAAAAAGCCCAGCACAGTCTCCTAAAATGAAGCCTTTATCTCGCCCTCCCTCCCCTTTAACCCTACCACCCGCACAAATGACGACAGATGGGGAGAGCGAGCCGAAGATTGAGCAAAAAAGTGTGCTGGTGCAAGAAACCATTGACAAACCAACGAAAATGCATAATGCTCATAATAGTGGCGTTGCTGGTAATTGGAAGAGAGAACCAACAAAGAAAGATAAGAGCACAGGTGGCAAGAAATTACTTTCTGATTCGGAAGATTTCGGGATGAGGGTCATCACCCTTGCAGGCGAAAACAAAGGAGCTGTGATGGAGTTAACCACTTCCCACAAGAAGACTCACTCTCACAACCttgatgagaagaagaaaaacggTAAATCTGGGTTTCAATCAAATAGTGAGAGTGGTGAAGAAGGAAAACATAACGATGATAAGGAAGCAAAGGCAGTGCAATCTCAACCAATGACAGCATTCTTGAACAGCAATGTTCAGGGAGTAAACAACTCAATTCTGTTCAACGCCACTTGTCGCTTCAACGATCCAGGCAtccatctctctctcactaGAAAGGCGAACAAGGACTAA
- the LOC105173991 gene encoding AAA-ATPase At2g46620-like has product MLIFDSLLACFSISCLIFLVRLFLHRTALIHVVRKWADWVDDRLHVHQHFKIPEFNDSTLQENQFYRRVSLYLNSLLPALEDSDFTNLLAGKKPNDILLSPDDHQVIRDTFLGARLSWLNNVLRDDTNQVVSRSFMLRFKKKDKRRILEPYFQHIHTVSDDIEQRKELRIHYYSNGKWKSVPFNHPATFDSLAIDPDLKTKIQSELETFLNSKQYYNKLGRVWKRSYLLYGPSGTGKSSFIAAVANFVEYDVYNLNLSQLVDDADLTALLLQTSCKSLIVVEDLDRYVSGKSRARISSSGLLNFMDGILNFQGERIMIFTTNCKDGIDLALLRPGRIDVHIYFPMCDFNSFKSLASNYLGVKEHKLFPQVEEMFQSGATMSPAEISELMLVNRSSPSRALKSVISALQLSSRTAGKVVPMVCESAVSPPTPRSMAEDAGGTAWKETMPKEFRKLYGLLRLKSCKRPVSIDDDCEMIER; this is encoded by the coding sequence ATGTTGATTTTTGACTCCCTCCTCGCATGTTTCTCAATATCATGTTTGATATTTCTCGTCCGTTTATTTCTTCATCGGACTGCTCTCATACATGTCGTCCGGAAATGGGCAGACTGGGTCGACGACCGACTTCACGTTCACCAACACTTTAAGATTCCTGAGTTCAACGATTCCACTCTCCAGGAAAACCAGTTTTACCGTCGAGTTTCCCTCTACCTCAATTCCTTATTGCCTGCCTTGGAAGACTCCGATTTCACCAACCTCCTCGCCGGCAAAAAACCCAACGACATCCTTCTTTCCCCTGATGATCATCAGGTTATCCGCGACACTTTCCTCGGAGCCCGCCTCTCATGGCTAAATAATGTCCTGAGAGACGACACAAACCAGGTTGTTTCTCGGAGTTTCATGCTTCGATTCAAGAAAAAGGATAAGCGAAGAATTCTGGAGCCTTATTTTCAACACATACACACGGTTTCCGACGATATAGAGCAGAGAAAAGAATTGAGGATTCACTATTACAGCAACGGAAAATGGAAATCCGTCCCCTTCAACCACCCCGCCACTTTCGACTCCCTTGCAATCGACCCCGATTTGAAAACCAAAATACAATCCGAATTGGAAACCTTTCTCAATTCCAAGCAATATTACAACAAGCTAGGCCGCGTTTGGAAACGCAGCTATCTCCTTTACGGCCCTTCCGGTACCGGAAAATCTAGTTTTATCGCAGCAGTAGCAAATTTTGTCGAATATGATGTTTACAACCTCAATTTGTCGCAATTGGTGGACGATGCAGATCTCACTGCTCTCCTGCTGCAAACCTCCTGTAAATCTCTAATCGTCGTCGAGGATTTGGATCGTTATGTGTCGGGAAAATCGAGGGCGAGGATTTCCTCATCTGGTTTGCTGAATTTCATGGATggcatattaaattttcaggGGGAGAGGATAATGATTTTCACGACCAATTGTAAGGATGGAATTGATTTAGCTTTGCTGCGGCCTGGAAGAATTGATGTCCACATTTATTTTCCCATGTGtgatttcaattcttttaaaaGTTTGGCTAGCAATTATTTAGGTGTTAAGGAACACAAATTATTCCCACAAGTGGAGGAGATGTTTCAGAGCGGGGCAACCATGAGTCCGGCTGAGATCAGCGAGTTGATGTTGGTGAATAGGAGCTCTCCAAGCCGCGCTTTGAAATCCGTCATCTCCGCATTACAATTAAGCAGTAGGACTGCCGGAAAGGTTGTACCGATGGTATGCGAGAGTGCAGTGTCACCACCAACGCCGCGTTCTATGGCGGAGGACGCTGGTGGCACCGCCTGGAAGGAGACGATGCCCAAAGAGTTTCGAAAATTGTACGGGTTGTTAAGGTTGAAGAGCTGCAAGAGACCTGTATCAATAGATGACGACTGCGAAATGATTGAAcggtga
- the LOC105173971 gene encoding uncharacterized protein LOC105173971: MTDESIPFPSLIASQLPNLSSFLILAMDTLSGSVSTFNIPSLHPKSHHLKSHLSHLIASTSTPKTPKVSNKATIFTAHNNFIPPLVNSSQSALPLKQSSKQPESHHKASSTGYAVALLDVARCNNVLEVVERDVKRLSKWLCNDQLRAIVLVNPCVEKGEILKEIVKKGKFHKYLVKLVKLLVEKNKVEMLSEVLMEFGRFYDDVSGSANSQVVFVSCGEKIEENEILGIARTVQKLSGAAKVKVRQLVGELPSISFAP; this comes from the coding sequence ATGACTGATGAGTCTATCCCATTTCCATCTCTCATTGCCTCACAACTTCCCAATCTTTCTTCATTTCTAATTCTAGCCATGGATACCCTGTCAGGCTCCGTATCCACCTTCAACATCCCCAGCCTTCATCCCAAATCTCACCATCTCAAGAGCCATCTTTCTCACTTGATTGCATCAACTAGCACACCAAAAACTCCTAAGGTATCAAATAAAGCCACCATTTTTACTGCCCACAACAACTTCATTCCTCCACTTGTTAATTCTTCTCAATCAGCCTTACCACTCAAACAATCCTCAAAGCAGCCAGAATCCCACCACAAGGCCTCCAGTACTGGCTACGCCGTTGCCCTCTTAGATGTAGCACGATGCAATAACGTGCTGGAAGTAGTGGAGAGGGATGTCAAGAGGCTGTCCAAATGGCTTTGCAATGACCAACTCAGAGCTATAGTACTTGTCAACCCTTGTGTGGAAAAGggagaaatattaaaagagaTTGTCAAAAAGGGTAAGTTTCACAAGTATTTGGTGAAATTGGTGAAGTTGTTGGTTGAGAAAAATAAGGTGGAAATGCTGAGTGAAGTGCTGATGGAATTCGGGAGGTTTTATGATGATGTGAGTGGGTCGGCTAATAGTCAAGTGGTGTTTGTTTCATGTGGGGAGAAGATAGAGGAAAACGAAATACTGGGAATTGCTAGGACGGTGCAAAAGCTTAGTGGGGCTGCCAAAGTGAAGGTGAGGCAACTTGTTGGCGAATTGCCATCAATATCATTTGCTCCCTGA
- the LOC105174009 gene encoding uncharacterized protein LOC105174009, giving the protein MKIFNWVHRKFIHKDGFAENAKKSASVVAENYKQFELEKALTSCNVFDGWKGGGILSIGTFGYDPLLKHIENMNHVTSEKEQVIHEMNNYDERYHDVYHITSDYSDDEEEEEDEEEEEVNPLVYAAYNNNNYNYIDDDDEYEGLMETINPATTVSPKDEMKKERITLAELFYADSEEDIQMQKKQVVVATSHKPAPQISIKDKSSYTYKHGFSFAKKLIGDQDARPIHKLHRLIGRMLKRKIHPDADANADVHVDVGHMTCSTTPLMFTSTPRDCEFASLLSTHQDTII; this is encoded by the exons atgaag ATCTTTAACTGGGTTCATCGCAAGTTTATTCATAAAG ATGGATTCgcagaaaatgcaaaaaaaagtGCTAGTGTTGTTGCTGAGAATTATAAGCAGTTTGAGCTTGAAAAGGCATTAACTAGTTGTAATGTGTTTGATGGTTGGAAAGGAGGGGGGATTTTGAGCATAGGGACCTTTGGGTACGACCCATTACTAAAGCATATTGAGAACATGAATCATGTCACCTCAGAAAAGGAACAAGTAATTCATGAGATGAATAATTATGATGAACGCTATCATGACGTCTACCACATTACTAGTGATTATTCTGATgatgaagaggaagaggaagacgaagaggaagaggaagtgAACCCATTGGTGTATGCagcttacaataataataattataattatatagatgatgatgatgagtaCGAGGGTTTAATGGAAACAATCAATCCTGCAACTACTGTTTCTCCAAAGGATGAAATGAAGAAGGAGAGAATCACACTTGCGGAGTTGTTCTACGCTGATTCAGAGGAGGATATTCAGATGCAGAAAAAGCAGGTGGTGGTGGCCACGTCTCACAAACCTGCACCTCAAATCAGCATCAAAGACAAGTCCTCCTACACCTACAAGCATGGATTTTCATTTGCCAAGAAACTTATTGGAGATCAGGATGCTCGCCCCATTCACAAACTGCATCGA TTGATAGGGAGAATGTTGAAAAGAAAGATCCACCCAGATGCAGATGCAAATGCGGATGTTCATGTTGATGTTGGCCACATGACCTGCAGTACTACTCCCCTCATGTTCACCTCAACTCCTCGTGACTGCGAATTTGCCTCACTTCTTTCAACTCATCAAG ATACAATCATATGA